The following proteins come from a genomic window of Falco peregrinus isolate bFalPer1 chromosome 16, bFalPer1.pri, whole genome shotgun sequence:
- the TULP1 gene encoding tubby-related protein 1 isoform X1, with product MPLQTEILREVWAADSPSEEPGTPHHKPKQKVKKKRQEPMLEAEAKPRRLRVKKLSEAGAAEEPRAPAQGVKKLKKKKEEKGEEEGDKDPKLTREPRKKKESPATRSRVAKAPKKQQEPAEDSEEEEEEEEVENKDPPKKLKKKVPKDPPSGEGREKKLKPKGDKSDPDGKAKSAKSTKKEQMSMFQVNGEKKEKKSKKKATTSSDEEDDSDSSTKPIRSEKKKNPASLFQTGGDPPREKKSKKKAPPKAAESEEESPETPQKNSNKKGKGKKSKKLKEERPLSPVIEVDNLEEFVLRPAPQGVTVKCRVTRDKKGMDRGLYPTYYLHLDNDKKVFLLAGRKRKKSKTSNYLISIDPTDLSRGGENFIGKLRSNLMGTKFTVFDNGANPDRANADWSNVRQELSAVVYETNVLGFKGPRKMTVIIPGMNADNERVPIRPRNDNDGLLMRWQNRNMDNVIELHNKAPVWNDETQSYVLNFHGRVTHASVKNFQIVHGSDPDYIVMQFGRVADDAFTMDYNYPLCAVQAFAIALSSFDGKLACE from the exons ATGCCGCTGCAGACTGAGATCCTGCGTGAGGTCTGGGCTGCCGacag ccccagcgAGGAGCCAGGGACCCCCCATCACAAGCCCAAGCAG AAGGTGAAGAAGAAGCGGCAGGAGCCGATGCTGGAGGCCGAGGCCAAGCCCCGGCGGCTGCGGGTGAAGAAGCTGAGCGAGGCGGGGGCTGCGGAGGAGCCCCGTGCCCCAGCACAGG GGgtgaagaagctgaagaagaagaaggaggagaagggggaggaggagggtgacAAGGACCCCAAACTCACCAGGGAGCCTCGGAAGAAGAAGGAGAGCCCAGCCACCCGCTCCCGTGTGGCCAAGGCCCCCAAGAAGCAGCAAG AGCCGGCTGAGGACTcggaggaggaagaagaggaggaagaggtggagAATAAAGACCCTccaaaaaagctgaagaagaagGTTCCCAAAGACCCCCCCTCGGGCGAGGGCAGGGAGAAGAAGCTGAAGCCGAAGG GAGACAAGAGCGACCCTGATGGCAAAGCCAAATCTGCCAAAAGCACCAAGAAGGAGCAGATGTCCATGTTCCAGGTGAAcggggagaaaaaggagaagaaaagcaagaagaaag ccaccaccagcagcgACGAGGAGGATGATTCCGACTCCAGCACAAAACCCATCAGGTcggagaagaagaaaaacccgGCGTCCCTCTTCCAGACAGGCGGGGACCCCCCGAGGgagaagaaatcaaaaaaaaaag CTCCTCCCAAAGCGGCCGAGAGCGAGGAGGAGAGCCCGGAGACCCCGCAGAAAAACTCcaacaagaaagggaaagggaagaagtcAAAGaag CTGAAGGAGGAGAGGCCCCTGTCACCTGTCATTGAGGTGGACAACCTGGAGGAGTTTGTGCTGCGGCCGGCGCCCCAGGGAGTGACTGTCAAGTGCCGGGTAACGCGGGACAAGAAGGGGATGGACCGGGGGCTTTACCCCACCTATTACCTCCACTTGGATAACGACAAGAAG GTGTTCCTCCTCGCCGGGAGGAAGcgtaagaaaagcaaaacctccAACTACCTCATCTCCATCGACCCCACCGACCTGTCACGGGGGGGAGAGAACTTCATCGGGAAACTGAG ATCCAACCTGATGGGCACAAAGTTTACGGTGTTCGACAACGGTGCGAACCCCGACAGGGCCAACGCCGACTGGTCCAACGTGCGGCAGGAGCTCTCGGCCGTGGTCTAC GAAACCAACGTTTTAGGGTTCAAAGGACCCCGGAAAATGACGGTCATCATCCCGGGGATGAACGCCGACAATGAGAGGGTGCCCATCCGGCCCCGTAAT GACAACGACGGCCTCCTGATGCGATGGCAGAACAGAAACATGGACAACGTGATCGAACTGCACAACAAGGCGCCGGTGTGGAATGATGAGACCCAGTCCTACGTCCTCAACTTCCACGGCCGGGTCACTCACGCCTCCGTCAAAAACTTCCAGATTGTTCACGGCAGCGACC CCGACTACATCGTGATGCAGTTCGGGCGCGTGGCGGACGATGCCTTCACCATGGACTACAACTACCCGCTGTGCGCCGTGCAGGCCTTCGCCATCGCCCTCTCCAGCTTCGACGGGAAGCTGGCCTGCGAGTAG
- the TULP1 gene encoding tubby-related protein 1 isoform X3 produces the protein MEKVKKKRQEPMLEAEAKPRRLRVKKLSEAGAAEEPRAPAQGVKKLKKKKEEKGEEEGDKDPKLTREPRKKKESPATRSRVAKAPKKQQEPAEDSEEEEEEEEVENKDPPKKLKKKVPKDPPSGEGREKKLKPKGDKSDPDGKAKSAKSTKKEQMSMFQVNGEKKEKKSKKKATTSSDEEDDSDSSTKPIRSEKKKNPASLFQTGGDPPREKKSKKKAPPKAAESEEESPETPQKNSNKKGKGKKSKKLKEERPLSPVIEVDNLEEFVLRPAPQGVTVKCRVTRDKKGMDRGLYPTYYLHLDNDKKVFLLAGRKRKKSKTSNYLISIDPTDLSRGGENFIGKLRSNLMGTKFTVFDNGANPDRANADWSNVRQELSAVVYETNVLGFKGPRKMTVIIPGMNADNERVPIRPRNDNDGLLMRWQNRNMDNVIELHNKAPVWNDETQSYVLNFHGRVTHASVKNFQIVHGSDPDYIVMQFGRVADDAFTMDYNYPLCAVQAFAIALSSFDGKLACE, from the exons ATGGAG AAGGTGAAGAAGAAGCGGCAGGAGCCGATGCTGGAGGCCGAGGCCAAGCCCCGGCGGCTGCGGGTGAAGAAGCTGAGCGAGGCGGGGGCTGCGGAGGAGCCCCGTGCCCCAGCACAGG GGgtgaagaagctgaagaagaagaaggaggagaagggggaggaggagggtgacAAGGACCCCAAACTCACCAGGGAGCCTCGGAAGAAGAAGGAGAGCCCAGCCACCCGCTCCCGTGTGGCCAAGGCCCCCAAGAAGCAGCAAG AGCCGGCTGAGGACTcggaggaggaagaagaggaggaagaggtggagAATAAAGACCCTccaaaaaagctgaagaagaagGTTCCCAAAGACCCCCCCTCGGGCGAGGGCAGGGAGAAGAAGCTGAAGCCGAAGG GAGACAAGAGCGACCCTGATGGCAAAGCCAAATCTGCCAAAAGCACCAAGAAGGAGCAGATGTCCATGTTCCAGGTGAAcggggagaaaaaggagaagaaaagcaagaagaaag ccaccaccagcagcgACGAGGAGGATGATTCCGACTCCAGCACAAAACCCATCAGGTcggagaagaagaaaaacccgGCGTCCCTCTTCCAGACAGGCGGGGACCCCCCGAGGgagaagaaatcaaaaaaaaaag CTCCTCCCAAAGCGGCCGAGAGCGAGGAGGAGAGCCCGGAGACCCCGCAGAAAAACTCcaacaagaaagggaaagggaagaagtcAAAGaag CTGAAGGAGGAGAGGCCCCTGTCACCTGTCATTGAGGTGGACAACCTGGAGGAGTTTGTGCTGCGGCCGGCGCCCCAGGGAGTGACTGTCAAGTGCCGGGTAACGCGGGACAAGAAGGGGATGGACCGGGGGCTTTACCCCACCTATTACCTCCACTTGGATAACGACAAGAAG GTGTTCCTCCTCGCCGGGAGGAAGcgtaagaaaagcaaaacctccAACTACCTCATCTCCATCGACCCCACCGACCTGTCACGGGGGGGAGAGAACTTCATCGGGAAACTGAG ATCCAACCTGATGGGCACAAAGTTTACGGTGTTCGACAACGGTGCGAACCCCGACAGGGCCAACGCCGACTGGTCCAACGTGCGGCAGGAGCTCTCGGCCGTGGTCTAC GAAACCAACGTTTTAGGGTTCAAAGGACCCCGGAAAATGACGGTCATCATCCCGGGGATGAACGCCGACAATGAGAGGGTGCCCATCCGGCCCCGTAAT GACAACGACGGCCTCCTGATGCGATGGCAGAACAGAAACATGGACAACGTGATCGAACTGCACAACAAGGCGCCGGTGTGGAATGATGAGACCCAGTCCTACGTCCTCAACTTCCACGGCCGGGTCACTCACGCCTCCGTCAAAAACTTCCAGATTGTTCACGGCAGCGACC CCGACTACATCGTGATGCAGTTCGGGCGCGTGGCGGACGATGCCTTCACCATGGACTACAACTACCCGCTGTGCGCCGTGCAGGCCTTCGCCATCGCCCTCTCCAGCTTCGACGGGAAGCTGGCCTGCGAGTAG
- the TULP1 gene encoding tubby-related protein 1 isoform X2: MHRPRGQKVKKKRQEPMLEAEAKPRRLRVKKLSEAGAAEEPRAPAQGVKKLKKKKEEKGEEEGDKDPKLTREPRKKKESPATRSRVAKAPKKQQEPAEDSEEEEEEEEVENKDPPKKLKKKVPKDPPSGEGREKKLKPKGDKSDPDGKAKSAKSTKKEQMSMFQVNGEKKEKKSKKKATTSSDEEDDSDSSTKPIRSEKKKNPASLFQTGGDPPREKKSKKKAPPKAAESEEESPETPQKNSNKKGKGKKSKKLKEERPLSPVIEVDNLEEFVLRPAPQGVTVKCRVTRDKKGMDRGLYPTYYLHLDNDKKVFLLAGRKRKKSKTSNYLISIDPTDLSRGGENFIGKLRSNLMGTKFTVFDNGANPDRANADWSNVRQELSAVVYETNVLGFKGPRKMTVIIPGMNADNERVPIRPRNDNDGLLMRWQNRNMDNVIELHNKAPVWNDETQSYVLNFHGRVTHASVKNFQIVHGSDPDYIVMQFGRVADDAFTMDYNYPLCAVQAFAIALSSFDGKLACE, encoded by the exons ATG CACCGGCCGCGGGGGCAGAAGGTGAAGAAGAAGCGGCAGGAGCCGATGCTGGAGGCCGAGGCCAAGCCCCGGCGGCTGCGGGTGAAGAAGCTGAGCGAGGCGGGGGCTGCGGAGGAGCCCCGTGCCCCAGCACAGG GGgtgaagaagctgaagaagaagaaggaggagaagggggaggaggagggtgacAAGGACCCCAAACTCACCAGGGAGCCTCGGAAGAAGAAGGAGAGCCCAGCCACCCGCTCCCGTGTGGCCAAGGCCCCCAAGAAGCAGCAAG AGCCGGCTGAGGACTcggaggaggaagaagaggaggaagaggtggagAATAAAGACCCTccaaaaaagctgaagaagaagGTTCCCAAAGACCCCCCCTCGGGCGAGGGCAGGGAGAAGAAGCTGAAGCCGAAGG GAGACAAGAGCGACCCTGATGGCAAAGCCAAATCTGCCAAAAGCACCAAGAAGGAGCAGATGTCCATGTTCCAGGTGAAcggggagaaaaaggagaagaaaagcaagaagaaag ccaccaccagcagcgACGAGGAGGATGATTCCGACTCCAGCACAAAACCCATCAGGTcggagaagaagaaaaacccgGCGTCCCTCTTCCAGACAGGCGGGGACCCCCCGAGGgagaagaaatcaaaaaaaaaag CTCCTCCCAAAGCGGCCGAGAGCGAGGAGGAGAGCCCGGAGACCCCGCAGAAAAACTCcaacaagaaagggaaagggaagaagtcAAAGaag CTGAAGGAGGAGAGGCCCCTGTCACCTGTCATTGAGGTGGACAACCTGGAGGAGTTTGTGCTGCGGCCGGCGCCCCAGGGAGTGACTGTCAAGTGCCGGGTAACGCGGGACAAGAAGGGGATGGACCGGGGGCTTTACCCCACCTATTACCTCCACTTGGATAACGACAAGAAG GTGTTCCTCCTCGCCGGGAGGAAGcgtaagaaaagcaaaacctccAACTACCTCATCTCCATCGACCCCACCGACCTGTCACGGGGGGGAGAGAACTTCATCGGGAAACTGAG ATCCAACCTGATGGGCACAAAGTTTACGGTGTTCGACAACGGTGCGAACCCCGACAGGGCCAACGCCGACTGGTCCAACGTGCGGCAGGAGCTCTCGGCCGTGGTCTAC GAAACCAACGTTTTAGGGTTCAAAGGACCCCGGAAAATGACGGTCATCATCCCGGGGATGAACGCCGACAATGAGAGGGTGCCCATCCGGCCCCGTAAT GACAACGACGGCCTCCTGATGCGATGGCAGAACAGAAACATGGACAACGTGATCGAACTGCACAACAAGGCGCCGGTGTGGAATGATGAGACCCAGTCCTACGTCCTCAACTTCCACGGCCGGGTCACTCACGCCTCCGTCAAAAACTTCCAGATTGTTCACGGCAGCGACC CCGACTACATCGTGATGCAGTTCGGGCGCGTGGCGGACGATGCCTTCACCATGGACTACAACTACCCGCTGTGCGCCGTGCAGGCCTTCGCCATCGCCCTCTCCAGCTTCGACGGGAAGCTGGCCTGCGAGTAG